A region of Sesamum indicum cultivar Zhongzhi No. 13 linkage group LG7, S_indicum_v1.0, whole genome shotgun sequence DNA encodes the following proteins:
- the LOC105167206 gene encoding 7-deoxyloganetic acid glucosyltransferase-like, whose translation MYIISRQKQEKNHSMEQGSTSVPPHVLVFPFPVQSHVNVMLNLAEIFSISGFQITFLIPDHIQTGPRFDQISLRFARYPAFYFQAISDGLPLDHPRTGDRVKELFDSINVTTKPQFRNVLKSRALSSNSRAPLTCIIADGIMSFTIDIAQNFGIPTVLFRPFSATCFWTLFCVPKLIQAGELPLKEDSDMDRLVENIPGMERVLRVRDLPSFCRVEDAADPQLQHVVSETHRATGAHSLILNTLEDLEEPALARIRANFPKLYVIGPLHGYFRPLWSPNSLNEQHRSCIEWLDDQPLKSVVFVSFGNMTVLKSQQLVEFWYGLVNSGKPFLWVVPANLTAGCRIPTELIEGSGKSGKVVDWAPQEEVLSHPATGGFLTHGGWNSTLESIYEGVPMICWPFYADQQVNSRLVEEVWRVGVDMKDICDRKTVEKAVRELMEVRREEFLKSSKDIARLARKSISEGGSSYANLDCLIKDIKHMNYANST comes from the exons ATGTATATTATAAGCAGACAGAAGCAGGAAAAGAATCATAGTATGGAACAAGGGTCGACGTCAGTTCCTCCTCACGTACTAGTTTTTCCATTCCCTGTTCAAAGCCATGTCAATGTGATGCTAAACCTAGCTGAAATCTTCTCCATTTCTGGCTTCCAGATTACTTTTTTAATCCCGGATCACATCCAAACAGGCCCTCGTTTCGATCAAATTTCGTTGCGTTTTGCACGTTATCCTGCCTTCTACTTCCAGGCAATTTCAGATGGTTTGCCTTTGGATCATCCAAGAACAGGCGACAGGGTTAAGGAACTGTTTGACTCCATAAATGTCACAACGAAACCTCAGTTCAGAAATGTACTGAAATCCAGGGCCCTGAGTTCCAACAGCAGGGCGCCCTTGACATGCATCATTGCTGATGGAATCATGTCTTTCACTATCGATATCGCTCAGAATTTTGGGATTCCGACAGTACTTTTTCGCCCGTTTAGCGCTACTTGCTTCTGGACATTGTTCTGTGTCCCTAAGCTCATTCAGGCCGGCGAGCTTCCTCTCAAAG AGGATAGCGACATGGATAGATTAGTTGAAAATATTCCAGGGATGGAACGAGTTCTTAGGGTACGTGACCTACCGAGTTTTTGTCGTGTGGAGGATGCAGCGGATCCTCAACTTCAGCATGTCGTCTCGGAGACTCATCGTGCCACTGGCGCCCACAGCCTAATTCTCAACACTTTGGAAGACTTGGAAGAACCGGCATTAGCACGTATTCGTGCCAACTTCCCTAAACTTTACGTGATTGGGCCGTTGCACGGATACTTTAGGCCTCTTTGGAGTCCTAACAGCCTTAATGAACAGCATAGAAGCTGCATCGAGTGGCTGGATGATCAGCCTCTGAAGTCTGTGGTCTTTGTGAGTTTTGGCAATATGACTGTTTTGAAAAGCCAACAACTAGTGGAATTTTGGTATGGTTTGGTTAATAGTGGGAAGCCCTTCCTATGGGTCGTACCGGCTAACTTGACGGCTGGGTGCCGGATTCCAACCGAGTTAATAGAGGGAAGTGGGAAAAGTGGGAAGGTGGTGGATTGGGCTCCACAAGAGGAAGTCCTATCCCACCCTGCAACGGGTGGGTTTCTAACACATGGTGGATGGAACTCGACTCTTGAGAGTATTTATGAAGGGGTACCGATGATTTGCTGGCCGTTTTATGCTGATCAGCAAGTGAATAGTAGGCTTGTGGAGGAGGTGTGGAGAGTTGGAGTGGACATGAAAGACATTTGTGATCGAAAAACGGTCGAGAAGGCGGTGAGGGAACTGATGGAAGTTAGGAGGGAGGAGTTCTTGAAATCTTCAAAAGACATTGCAAGATTGGCAAGAAAATCAATAAGTGAAGGAGGATCATCCTATGCTAACTTGGATTGTCTGATCAAAGACATTAAACATATGAACTATGCAAACTCTACTTAA
- the LOC105167047 gene encoding CTD nuclear envelope phosphatase 1 homolog, translating into MAEMAPAQVYAPRTIQVWRTLLNWVAFVFQIFAQILRAPRLPAAAPVACGGGRVIGDSPPLEKLTVVLDLDETLVCAYETSSLPALLRTQATEAGLKWFELECISSDKEFEGKPKINYVTVFERPGVRDFLDQLSKFADLVLFTAGLEGYARPLVDRIDVENRFSLRLYRPSTISTEYREHVKDLSCLAKDLSRIVIVDNNPFSFLLQPLNGIPCVPFSAGQPQDEQLLEVILPLLKHLSLQKDVRPMLYEKFHMPEWFQKHGIPALEWTNIG; encoded by the exons ATGGCGGAGATGGCGCCGGCCCAAGTGTATGCCCCACGGACGATACAGGTGTGGAGGACGCTGCTGAACTGGGTGGCTTTCGTCTTCCAGATCTTCGCTCAGATCCTGCGCG CTCCACGACTTCCGGCCGCTGCTCCTGTTGCCTGTGGTGGAGGGAGAGTGATTGGTGATTCCCCACCTTTGGAGAAACTAACG GTGGTTCTTGATTTGGATGAAACTCTGGTATGTGCATACGAGACATCGAGTTTGCCAGCTCTGCTACGTACTCAAGCCACAGAAGCTGGTTTAAAATGGTTCGAACTTGAATGCATCTCTTCTGACAAG GAATTTGAAGGAAAACCGAAGATCAACTATGTGACAGTGTTTGAACGTCCGGGAGTGAGGGATTTTCTAGACcaacttagtaaatttgcCGATCTTGTGTTGTTTACTGCTGGACTTGAAG gctATGCTCGACCACTTGTTGATAGAATAGATGTTGAAAATCGGTTCAGTCTTAGACTTTATCGACCTTCGACCATTAGCAC GGAATACCGTGAACATGTAAAGGATCTATCCTGCTTGGCAAAAGACTTAAGCCGAATTGTCATTGTTGATAACAACCCTTTTAGTTTCTTGTTGCAACCATTAAATGGAATCCCATGCGTTCCCTTTTCAGCCGGACAACCTCAAGACGAGCAG CTTTTGGAAGTCATACTTCCATTGCTCAAGCACCTTTCTCTGCAGAAAGATGTAAGACCCATGCTCTACGAGAAGTTCCACATGCCCGAATGGTTTCAGAAGCATGGAATTCCTGCTTTAGAGTGGACGAACATAGGATAA
- the LOC105167048 gene encoding putative serine/threonine-protein kinase-like protein CCR3 — protein sequence MTTPFSAVIAATILFLAAVSPPPLCVHALGGSAATIAVVYGSATTICTIAAEQAIQQIQCWSNGQLLPPILPTTSFDAVAGGSDTLCGVRSGGFSLLCWNTTFIPKRIYNNASAPLTSLAIGDTQICALKNATMGENAICWRGDNVSSAQFPNGSTQFRVISSGLGFSCGVLDSNNQVLCWGDDGISRSIEMEFANLSMANVQVGGRHACGIDNSGFVVCKGDNNNGQLNIPANSAYEYRALALGANHSCALRRLNRTVVCWGGNGEFSSNITNGISFESIVAGLNFTCGLITSNFTVICWGPGWPNYASGIELPLQKTLPGPCVNTPCQCNIYPESQTLCSGNGHICRACDIPISISPPSLPLPPSVSPSPSSPSRGLRRGLLAFVIVGSVGGFAGICSVIYCLWAGVCFGKKKIHNSVQPTITGANAAQQSGSNPPSRSATLRRQGSMLIRRQRSGTSSKHADKAEEFLFSDLAAATNDFSLENKIGAGSFGVVYKGKLPDGREVAIKRSETGPKTKKFQEKETAFESELAFLSRLHHKHLVRLVGYCEERDERLLVYEYMKNGALYDHLHDKNNVQKSSSVLNSWKIRIKIALDAARGIEYLHNYAVPPIIHRDIKSSNILLDANWTARVSDFGLSLMGPENDRDYRPMKAAGTVGYIDPEYYGLNVLTAKSDVYGLGVVLLELLTGKRAIFKTGENGGAPISVVDYAVPAILAGELGRILDHRVGPPELNESEAVELVAYTAMHCVHLEGKDRPTMTDIVANLERALALCADSHGSISSGPISIVSD from the coding sequence ATGACGACACCCTTTTCAGCCGTCATCGCCGCCACTATACTGTTCCTTGCCGCCGTCTCCCCTCCGCCGCTGTGTGTCCATGCGCTTGGCGGCTCCGCGGCCACCATCGCCGTCGTCTACGGCTCTGCCACCACCATCTGCACCATAGCTGCGGAGCAAGCTATCCAACAGATTCAATGTTGGAGTAACGGCCAATTACTTCCGCCCATCCTTCCTACCACCTCCTTCGACGCTGTCGCGGGCGGTAGCGACACCCTTTGCGGCGTTCGCTCCGGCGGTTTCAGCCTTCTCTGCTGGAACACGACCTTCATCCCCAAGAGGATATACAACAACGCTTCGGCTCCGCTAACTTCCCTTGCAATTGGCGACACTCAAATTTGTGCGCTTAAAAACGCCACCATGGGAGAAAATGCCATTTGCTGGCGAGGAGATAATGTTTCTTCCGCTCAATTTCCAAATGGGAGCACACAATTTCGCGTGATTTCATCGGGGTTGGGATTCTCTTGCGGAGTTCTGGATAGTAACAATCAGGTCTTATGTTGGGGAGATGATGGTATTTCTCGTTCGATTGAAATGGAGTTTGCAAACTTATCCATGGCAAATGTTCAAGTAGGTGGAAGGCATGCTTGTGGAATTGATAATTCGGGATTTGTAGTTTGCAAAGGAGATAATAACAATGGGCAGTTGAATATACCGGCAAATTCAGCATACGAATACAGGGCCTTGGCGCTCGGAGCAAACCATAGTTGCGCGCTCAGAAGATTGAACCGCACGGTGGTCTGTTGGGGCGGAAATGGTGAATTTTCGAGTAATATTACTAATGGGATTTCATTTGAGTCCATTGTTGCAGGTCTTAATTTCACTTGTGGATTGATCACTAGCAACTTTACAGTAATCTGTTGGGGCCCTGGTTGGCCTAATTATGCTTCAGGGATTGAGCTGCCCTTGCAGAAGACTCTTCCAGGCCCCTGCGTCAACACGCCTTgtcaatgtaatatatatcCTGAATCCCAAACTCTTTGTTCTGGAAATGGTCATATTTGTAGGGCTTGTGATATTCCGATTTCGATTTCACCACCATCACTTCCATTACCACCTAGCGTTAGTCCCTCCCCTTCTTCACCGTCCAGAGGGCTCAGAAGGGGTTTATTGGCTTTCGTGATTGTTGGATCAGTTGGGGGATTCGCAGGTATTTGTTCGGTAATATATTGTTTGTGGGCTGGTGTTTGTTTTGGGAAGAAGAAGATACATAATTCTGTGCAGCCAACCATTACTGGTGCTAATGCCGCTCAGCAATCTGGCAGCAATCCGCCTTCCCGATCGGCCACTCTTAGGCGCCAAGGCTCTATGCTCATAAGACGTCAGAGGAGTGGAACGTCGTCCAAACACGCAGACAAGGCCGAggagtttttgttttctgacCTTGCAGCTGCTACCAATGATTTCTCTTTAGAGAACAAGATAGGTGCCGGGAGTTTTGGGGTCGTTTACAAAGGGAAACTACCTGATGGACGTGAAGTCGCTATTAAGAGAAGCGAGACGGGcccaaaaacaaagaaattccAAGAGAAAGAGACCGCGTTCGAGTCAGAACTTGCGTTCTTATCTCGACTTCATCACAAGCATTTGGTTAGGCTGGTTGGTTACTGTGAAGAGAGGGATGAAAGATTGTTGGTTTATGAGTATATGAAGAATGGAGCTCTTTATGATCATTTACATGACAAGAACAATGTCCAGAAGAGTAGCAGTGTGCTAAATTCTTGGAAGATTAGGATAAAGATTGCACTAGATGCTGCTCGTGGCATCGAGTACCTGCATAACTATGCAGTCCCCCCCATAATCCATAGGGACATTAAGTCTTCAAACATCTTGCTGGACGCAAACTGGACAGCAAGAGTTTCGGATTTTGGGTTGTCGTTAATGGGGCCGGAGAATGACCGTGATTACAGGCCGATGAAGGCGGCCGGTACCGTTGGTTACATAGATCCAGAATATTATGGACTAAATGTCTTGACTGCAAAAAGTGATGTTTATGGTCTTGGAGTAGTGTTGTTAGAACTTCTGACAGGGAAGAGGGCTATCTTCAAAACGGGTGAAAATGGGGGTGCCCCTATCAGCGTGGTTGACTATGCTGTTCCAGCAATATTGGCCGGAGAATTGGGCAGGATTCTCGACCATCGGGTCGGTCCGCCTGAGCTGAATGAATCTGAGGCGGTGGAGTTGGTGGCATACACCGCTATGCATTGCGTGCATTTGGAAGGCAAAGATAGGCCTACAATGACTGACATTGTTGCCAATTTGGAAAGAGCGTTGGCTCTATGTGCAGATAGCCATGGCAGCATCTCAAGTGGACCAATCTCCATTGTTTCAGACTGA
- the LOC105167046 gene encoding serine/threonine-protein kinase ppk15 isoform X2: MNSIIAGRYYVTEFLGSAAFSKVVQAHDLYSGMDVCLKIIKNDKDFFDQSLDEIKLLKFVNKHDPADEQHILRLYDYFYYQEHLFIVTELLRANLYEFQKYNRESGGEPYFTMHRLQVITRQCLEAVLYLHDLGIIHCDLKPENILIKRYRTCEIKVIDLGSSCFQNDNLSLYVQSRSYRAPEVMLGLPYDQKIDLWSVGCILAELCSGEVLFPNEPVVMLLARMIGMLGPIDMDMLKNGQETHKYFTKEYNLYYIDEDTNKIEYIVPKETSLEHHLQISDSCFIDFLKHMLEINPNRRPTAREALQHPWLLHSYEVNSF; this comes from the exons ATGAATAGTATCATAGCGGGTAGATATTATGTTACGGAATTCCTTGGATCTGCCGCATTTAGCAAAGTCGTCCAGGCTCATGATCTTTACTCTGGAATGGATGTTTGCTTAAAGATCATTAAAAATGACAAGGACTTCTTCGATCAGAGCTTAGACGAGATCAAACTTCTGAAGTTTGTTAACAAGCACGATCCTGCTGATGAGCAGCACATTTTACGTCTTTATGACTACTTCTACTATCAG GAGCATCTATTTATTGTTACTGAACTTCTGCGAGCAAACTTGTATGAATTTCAGAAATACAACCGTGAATCTGGTGGAGAGCCGTATTTTACAATGCACAGGCTGCAG GTGATAACCCGACAATGTTTGGAGGCAGTATTGTATCTCCATGATTTAGGAATCATTCACTGTGATCTGAAGCCAGAAAATATTCTGATCAAACGGTATAGAACATGCGAGATCAAGGTGATTGATCTTGGCAGCAGTTGCTTTCAGAATGACAATCTGTCCCTGTATGTACAATCTCGTTCGTATAGGGCTCCTGAGGTTATGTTAGGTCTTCCTTATGACCAGAAGATCGACCTGTGGTCTGTCGGGTGCATTTTGGCAGAATTGTGTTCTGGGGAG GTTCTTTTTCCGAATGAACCAGTTGTAATGCTTCTTGCACGCATGATAGGGATGCTTGGTCCAATCGACATGGACATGCTGAAGAATGGCCAAGAGACACACAAGTACTTTACGAAAGAATATAATCTGTATTACATAGACGAG GATACGAATAAGATCGAGTACATTGTCCCCAAGGAGACATCACTGGAGCATCACCTGCAAATTTCAGATTCTTGCTTCATCGACTTCCTGAAACACATGCTTGAGATCAACCCCAACAGACGGCCTACTGCAAGAGAGGCGCTGCAGCATCCTTGGCTTTTGCATTCATACGAGGTTAATTCTTTCTGA
- the LOC105167046 gene encoding dual specificity tyrosine-phosphorylation-regulated kinase 4 isoform X1: MAEHELESVLEFLRKNGLSESESALLEDVMEKSQLGSSELERFFFPMPPPPPPLRIPSAHRLLLPPPRAELSDGTADTSKSSSDDEFVSLGSSTTELCSSEFTNPYGIRTTRPTSQASSDRLSQFGTARDYPDFDMQTDLFWYKEKDEDYAMPPLFGGRDFDGDPSEDKYVMTVQTEERIDDQVAYNFIPDGSTKYIESRWDFTSRDNLKDEAYKDYYELGEHFRLEESGEKREGHCTNYSCSAPLCACCNGAGTVYTHGSKEHKLGNLNVTDDNRDQTRTRLAENDSSFANERNSTYDWFEGFGNNLDVGTVKKDSQLNENDDYDFIYDEVIASKKHEPKVAVNEENGATSDELLLYETKEDDYEIFNLRIIHRKNRTGFEENRDFPVVMNSIIAGRYYVTEFLGSAAFSKVVQAHDLYSGMDVCLKIIKNDKDFFDQSLDEIKLLKFVNKHDPADEQHILRLYDYFYYQEHLFIVTELLRANLYEFQKYNRESGGEPYFTMHRLQVITRQCLEAVLYLHDLGIIHCDLKPENILIKRYRTCEIKVIDLGSSCFQNDNLSLYVQSRSYRAPEVMLGLPYDQKIDLWSVGCILAELCSGEVLFPNEPVVMLLARMIGMLGPIDMDMLKNGQETHKYFTKEYNLYYIDEDTNKIEYIVPKETSLEHHLQISDSCFIDFLKHMLEINPNRRPTAREALQHPWLLHSYEVNSF, encoded by the exons ATGGCAGAGCACGAACTCGAGTCCGTCTTGGAATTCTTGAGGAAGAATGGGTTGTCGGAGTCTGAATCAGCGCTGCTGGAGGATGTAATGGAGAAATCTCAACTGGGATCTTCTGAATTGGAGAGGTTCTTCTTCCCCATGCCCCCTCCGCCTCCGCCCCTCAGAATTCCGTCCGCTCACCGGCTGCTGCTCCCGCCGCCTCGGGCTGAGCTCTCTGATGGTACTGCTGACACCTCCAAGAGTTCGTCCGATGATGAGTTCGTGAGTTTGGGTTCTTCTACTACTGAATTATGTTCTTCTG AATTTACCAATCCATACGGTATCCGTACGACTCGTCCGACATCTCAGGCTTCGTCTGATAGGTTGTCTCAGTTTGGTACAGCTCGAGATTACCCCGATTTTGATATGCAAACTGACCTTTTCTGGTACAAGGAGAAAGATGAGGACTATGCTATGCCACCCCTCTTTGGAGGTCGAGATTTTGATGGCGACCCCAGCGAGGATAAATATGTCATGACCGTGCAAACGGAGGAACGCATAGACGATCAAGTCGCGTATAATTTCATTCCTGATGGAAGCACTAAGTATATAGAAAGTCGATGGGATTTTACCTCGAGGGATAATTTGAAAGACGAGGCTTACAAAGACTATTATGAATTGGGCGAACACTTTAGGCTTGAAGAAAGTGGTGAAAAGCGTGAGGGACATTGCACCAATTATAGTTGTTCGGCCCCTCTCTGTGCTTGTTGCAATGGTGCTGGAACTGTTTACACGCATGGCTCAAAAGAACACAAACTAGGAAATCTAAACGTAACGGATGACAACCGCGATCAAACAAGGACTCGATTAGCAGAAAATGACTCTAGCTTTGCCAATGAGAGGAATTCTACATATGATTGGTTCGAAGGTTTTGGTAATAACCTTGATGTTGGTACGGTTAAGAAGGATAGCCAGCTAAATGAGAATGACGATTATGACTTTATATATGATGAAGTAATTGCAAGTAAAAAACATGAGCCGAAAGTTGCTGTAAATGAAGAGAACGGTGCTACATCTGACGAGCTCCTGTTATATGAGACTAAGGAAGATGATTATGAGATATTCAACCTAAGAATCATACATAGGAAAAACAG GACCGGATTCGAGGAGAACAGGGACTTCCCGGTTGTGATGAATAGTATCATAGCGGGTAGATATTATGTTACGGAATTCCTTGGATCTGCCGCATTTAGCAAAGTCGTCCAGGCTCATGATCTTTACTCTGGAATGGATGTTTGCTTAAAGATCATTAAAAATGACAAGGACTTCTTCGATCAGAGCTTAGACGAGATCAAACTTCTGAAGTTTGTTAACAAGCACGATCCTGCTGATGAGCAGCACATTTTACGTCTTTATGACTACTTCTACTATCAG GAGCATCTATTTATTGTTACTGAACTTCTGCGAGCAAACTTGTATGAATTTCAGAAATACAACCGTGAATCTGGTGGAGAGCCGTATTTTACAATGCACAGGCTGCAG GTGATAACCCGACAATGTTTGGAGGCAGTATTGTATCTCCATGATTTAGGAATCATTCACTGTGATCTGAAGCCAGAAAATATTCTGATCAAACGGTATAGAACATGCGAGATCAAGGTGATTGATCTTGGCAGCAGTTGCTTTCAGAATGACAATCTGTCCCTGTATGTACAATCTCGTTCGTATAGGGCTCCTGAGGTTATGTTAGGTCTTCCTTATGACCAGAAGATCGACCTGTGGTCTGTCGGGTGCATTTTGGCAGAATTGTGTTCTGGGGAG GTTCTTTTTCCGAATGAACCAGTTGTAATGCTTCTTGCACGCATGATAGGGATGCTTGGTCCAATCGACATGGACATGCTGAAGAATGGCCAAGAGACACACAAGTACTTTACGAAAGAATATAATCTGTATTACATAGACGAG GATACGAATAAGATCGAGTACATTGTCCCCAAGGAGACATCACTGGAGCATCACCTGCAAATTTCAGATTCTTGCTTCATCGACTTCCTGAAACACATGCTTGAGATCAACCCCAACAGACGGCCTACTGCAAGAGAGGCGCTGCAGCATCCTTGGCTTTTGCATTCATACGAGGTTAATTCTTTCTGA